The genomic stretch TTAAGATGAAAAGGATTTTGAATTTTTACTAGCATAAATATTGCTCTCTGCCAATATTTTAGGAAGGAAATCAGATGCAAGGAATCAAACAATAGAAAGTTTGAACAAACTATGCAAACACTTGTAATACTAAGGTTTTCCATGGCTCGGAATGGAGTAACAAATTACTTACTCCGACCATCTGGAAGTGacacttagggtgtgtttggattgagagatttggagggaaaagaaagggcgGGAGAGTAGGAGATTTaaaatcctttgtttggatagcaaataagggtgaagggaaatggagggggagagatttggagggatccattttccctcctacaaggcaaatcaagatctctccacaataggcaagatttgaaaggaaattgtatccaaacacccacatttcatttgccctccccttcacttacctccctttctcttccctccttccccctcccctccctttccctccacttttgctatccaaacacacccttaaagcTAAAACTAGTATGAACTTGTGGGTTTGGCAAAGTGCGCATCAGATTGACTGTGTGTGAGAATGTCTCTAAGCTTACAAAAATGCTTGGAACAAGTGATTTACATTATTGTAAACCTCCAGTTACACTCGTATGTGCATAAGACTCTTATCATTCGACTTGTTGAGCTTAAGATTATCATTCGACACTCATTTATGTTTGCACGCTTTAGTTCTTTTGCAGGTATTATCATGGGGGCCGTTAGCAGTAGTCCCATTTGTAGGGGAAGTGCTTCCGACTATTATGGCTTGTGTTCTTCTCAGTAATCTTGGGGCCGCTATCACAGAGGTAGCACAAGATGCTCTTGTTGCTGAATATGGACAAAAACACAAAGTAGTCGGGTTACAATCTTATACATTCATGGCGATTGCAATTGCCGGAATCGTAGGCAACTTAATTGGTGGCATACTATTATCAAAAGCTCCCCCGCAGACAGCTCTAGTCGTATTTTCCTCCCTTCTGTTACTACAACTTGGCATCAACTTGTCGACAAAAGAGGAGTGGCTGGGTTTATCAAAGCCTTCAACTCCCCTTGAAGAACAAGAAACAATCTTAAACAGCGTCAAGAGACAGTTCACTAATCTCCTTGTTGCCTTGAAAACTGAAAGAATCTCTCAACCGATCATGTGGGTTGTTGCGTCCATTTCAATAGTTCCGATGCTTACAGGATCTATATTTTGCTACCAGACCCAATCCCTTCATCTCGACCCTTCAATAATCGGAATGTCAAAGGTAGTCGGTCAAATGCTGCTTTTGTCATTAACAGTGCTCTATGACCGGTTCTGGAAGAATATCCCCTTGAGGAAATTGGTAGCTAGGGTTCAGATATTATACGCTGCTACTCTTCTTCTCGATTTTGTTCTTGTTAaacaaatcaacatacaacatgGAATTTCAAACGAGGTCTTTGCCTTGTGCTTTTCCGGGTTAGCTGAGACTATAGCGACATTTAAAACAGTGCCATTTTTCGTGCTTATTGGAAGCTTATGTCCAGCGGGATGTGAGGCCTCGGTTATTGCATTCCTAGCATCGGCCATGACATTGTCGTCAATTGTTAGTGCGTTCTTTGGTGTTGGACTAGCTAATGTGCTTGGCATAACCTCCGGTAATTACTCTAGCCTTCCGGTTGGAATCACACTGCAGTTTTTGGCCGCTTTGGTACCATTAATTTGGATCAACTGTCTACCTCTTGAATTACCCGCGTTTgagaaggaaggaaagaaaggcAGAAGTAAAAGAAGTCGGAGATATCGGAGAGTGGGTAGGGTGTCACCTAACTTGATCTTCTCCTATAGACGAGAAAGAGAATCCGAGCCACAAATCTGAGTCCAAGGATTTCAATTTCTCTTCGGCTGTGGTTTCGAGACACATCTACGAACCTGGCTTAATTGGTGCCTTAGTGAGTCTTGTATGAGAGGTATCACATGTGGGACAGACAAAAAATCCTCATGTATTCCTTAATGAAGTATAGGCTTTAATGAGCTCGTCTCATAAATTTTGTATAGGTGGCCGAGGTTCTGAAAAAATGTGCAGCTTACTAAGAGCATCAGAGAAAGGTGATTATCCTGATCTACTTGGTGTTATAGTTATAGTCGGCGTCTTCTAATTCAATTCTCTTACGATGTAAATTCCAGACCGTACAGCAAATGCCGGTTTCTTACATGAGCTTAACTGTAATTTTGCAATGCTGGTTTTGTTCCCTTGTATTGTATCccagtttcataatttttgctgGAGCAAGTTATACGTGATCAAGACTAACGTCAAGTTGGGGTTGTCTTTACAAAGGCTCGTTAAATCAAGTGCAGTGTTGAAGCCGATTGCTTCTTTTTCTCCATTTACAGCAGTCTCGGATTAATGATCTGTTTTGTTCCGAGTTTCAGAAAAGGCTGCCTTTTTTGGTTGGTATGCATGCAGCCGAAGACACTGTTTATGTTAGAATAGCCGTAGGAGTAGCCTGATTATTGCCTTTATTTTTTTCACAGAAACCACAAAAAATTGGTATGAGTAACCGTCATTTCCAATGCAACAAAAAAAGAGAGAAGCTTGGGCTTAGCTTAGCATTGGACTGAACCACAAAAATTGGTTTCATTCAAAGTAGTCCCAAAATACGAGTATCATTTTTCTTGAGAAATAATGGCctattaaagtt from Silene latifolia isolate original U9 population chromosome 2, ASM4854445v1, whole genome shotgun sequence encodes the following:
- the LOC141642255 gene encoding putative folate-biopterin transporter 9, chloroplastic, producing the protein MVSLLIQNGLIPLTNQTTIDNKIYNTINKPIISFQSKTPKFNNILKPNSKNYQNVIDLSSKIAPFNENKNKNKIRADVLVVEVEGDEKNYDVGKLYSKKKMVLLCGFGYWIQGFRCFPWLALNFHMANNLNFDPSTLQLVQHFGNLPMVAKPLYGILSDAIFIGGAHRIPYICIGVLLQVLSWGPLAVVPFVGEVLPTIMACVLLSNLGAAITEVAQDALVAEYGQKHKVVGLQSYTFMAIAIAGIVGNLIGGILLSKAPPQTALVVFSSLLLLQLGINLSTKEEWLGLSKPSTPLEEQETILNSVKRQFTNLLVALKTERISQPIMWVVASISIVPMLTGSIFCYQTQSLHLDPSIIGMSKVVGQMLLLSLTVLYDRFWKNIPLRKLVARVQILYAATLLLDFVLVKQINIQHGISNEVFALCFSGLAETIATFKTVPFFVLIGSLCPAGCEASVIAFLASAMTLSSIVSAFFGVGLANVLGITSGNYSSLPVGITLQFLAALVPLIWINCLPLELPAFEKEGKKGRSKRSRRYRRVGRVSPNLIFSYRRERESEPQI